In the Streptomyces sp. cg36 genome, one interval contains:
- a CDS encoding ABC transporter permease: MSTATTAVLRTEFRLFRREPAGIFWIMAFPTLLLSVLGSIPYFRQPDDSLGRLRPVDVYVPVSVLLALVMAALQAMPPVLTGYRERGILRRMSLTPVRPTALLGSQMALHGAAALVSVALSLTVGRLAFDVRLPGSPAGYVLALALSLVAALSLGALVSALSRTAKIANSAGAALFFPMMFTAGLWLPVRAMPEVLARIVESLPFGAAAQALTQAAAGDWPGWSHLGVLALWTVVLSAAATRWFRWE, from the coding sequence ATGTCCACCGCCACCACCGCCGTCCTGCGGACCGAGTTCCGCCTCTTCCGCCGCGAGCCCGCCGGGATCTTCTGGATCATGGCGTTCCCGACCCTGCTGCTGTCGGTGCTCGGCTCCATCCCGTACTTCCGCCAGCCCGACGACTCCCTCGGCCGGCTGCGGCCCGTGGACGTGTACGTGCCGGTCAGCGTGCTGCTCGCGCTGGTGATGGCCGCGCTCCAGGCGATGCCGCCGGTGCTCACCGGCTACCGCGAGCGCGGCATCCTGCGCCGGATGTCCCTCACCCCGGTCCGGCCGACGGCGCTGCTGGGCAGCCAGATGGCGCTGCACGGCGCCGCCGCCCTGGTCTCGGTGGCGCTCTCGCTGACGGTGGGCCGGCTCGCCTTCGACGTACGGCTGCCGGGCAGCCCGGCCGGATACGTCCTCGCGCTCGCCCTGTCGCTGGTGGCGGCGCTGTCGCTGGGCGCGCTGGTCTCCGCCCTGTCCCGGACCGCGAAGATCGCCAACTCGGCCGGTGCCGCGCTGTTCTTCCCGATGATGTTCACCGCCGGGCTCTGGCTGCCGGTGCGGGCGATGCCGGAGGTGCTGGCCAGGATCGTGGAGAGCCTGCCGTTCGGCGCCGCCGCCCAGGCCCTCACCCAGGCCGCCGCCGGAGACTGGCCCGGCTGGTCCCACCTGGGGGTCCTCGCCCTGTGGACGGTGGTCCTGTCGGCCGCCGCCACCCGCTGGTTCCGCTGGGAGTGA
- a CDS encoding ABC transporter ATP-binding protein — translation MPIIEVNTLRKAYGRTTAVDGVSFTVEEGEIFGILGPNGAGKTTTVECVEGLRVPDSGTVRVAGHDPVADRAEVTRLLGVQLQESELQPKLTVREALELYSAFYPSPADWRPLAERLGLTDRLTTRFCALSGGQKQRLLIALALIGNPRAVVLDELTTGLDPRARRDTWELIEDVRRGGVAVLLVTHFMEEAQRLCDRIAVIDRGRVVALDTPAGLVSRAAAPTLVSFTPSAPLDAELLRELPAVSEVELREGRFIVHGGEDTVNAVLTLLARHHVTAGQLRVTEASLDDAFLDLTGPAGAPQPATAPHGKAH, via the coding sequence ATGCCCATCATCGAGGTCAACACACTGCGCAAGGCGTACGGCCGCACCACCGCCGTCGACGGCGTCTCCTTCACCGTGGAGGAGGGCGAGATCTTCGGGATCCTCGGCCCCAACGGCGCGGGCAAGACCACCACCGTGGAGTGCGTCGAGGGACTGCGGGTGCCCGACTCCGGCACCGTCCGGGTCGCCGGACACGACCCGGTCGCCGACCGCGCCGAGGTCACCCGGCTGCTCGGCGTCCAGCTCCAGGAGAGCGAACTCCAGCCCAAGCTCACCGTCCGCGAGGCCCTGGAGCTGTACTCCGCCTTCTACCCGAGCCCGGCCGACTGGCGCCCGCTCGCCGAACGCCTCGGCCTCACCGACCGGTTGACCACCCGCTTCTGCGCGCTCTCCGGCGGCCAGAAGCAGCGCCTGCTGATCGCGCTCGCCCTGATCGGCAACCCCCGGGCCGTCGTCCTGGACGAGCTGACCACCGGCCTCGACCCGAGGGCCCGCCGCGACACCTGGGAGCTGATCGAGGACGTGCGGCGCGGCGGGGTCGCGGTGCTGCTGGTCACCCACTTCATGGAGGAGGCCCAGCGGCTCTGCGACCGGATCGCGGTGATCGACCGGGGCAGGGTCGTCGCCCTGGACACCCCGGCCGGTCTGGTGAGCCGGGCCGCGGCGCCCACCCTGGTCTCCTTCACCCCGTCCGCCCCGCTCGACGCGGAGCTGCTGCGGGAGCTGCCCGCGGTCTCCGAGGTGGAGCTGCGCGAGGGCCGGTTCATCGTCCACGGCGGCGAGGACACCGTCAACGCCGTCCTCACCCTGCTGGCCCGCCACCACGTCACGGCCGGGCAGCTGCGCGTCACCGAGGCGTCCCTGGACGACGCCTTCCTCGATCTCACCGGGCCCGCCGGGGCTCCGCAGCCGGCCACCGCCCCGCACGGAAAGGCACACTGA